The following coding sequences lie in one Caproicibacterium argilliputei genomic window:
- a CDS encoding GntR family transcriptional regulator yields the protein MSFQEDQPIFQQLAHQLENGILSGAYSEGSQVPSITEYSVLYKINPATALKGINLLVDAGLLYKKRGIGMFVAKGAQEQLRRQRRESFYRDFIDKAIKEAKNLGLTESELTEMMKRGFENAN from the coding sequence GTGTCTTTTCAGGAAGACCAACCGATTTTTCAACAACTAGCACATCAACTGGAAAACGGCATTTTGAGCGGTGCATATTCGGAAGGAAGCCAGGTGCCGTCCATTACGGAATATTCTGTTCTTTACAAAATTAACCCTGCCACAGCACTGAAAGGGATTAACCTGCTTGTGGATGCAGGCCTGCTGTACAAAAAGAGAGGGATTGGGATGTTTGTAGCTAAGGGCGCACAGGAGCAGCTGCGCCGCCAGCGCCGGGAAAGTTTTTACCGGGATTTTATCGACAAGGCAATCAAAGAGGCAAAAAACCTTGGATTGACAGAATCCGAGCTCACCGAAATGATGAAGAGAGGGTTTGAAAATGCCAATTGA
- a CDS encoding uracil-DNA glycosylase, which yields MLYQNWDELESACRGCQNCALAATRTNLVFGIGNPNAGILLIGEGPGEQEDLQGEPFVGRSGQLLDKMLDAIDLNRHKNIYIANMVKCRPPKNRDPLPEEQEACIGWLRAQTALMHPKIIVCLGRIAAMRILDPKIKITRQHGQWVQKGGIWMMATLHPAALLRDPRKKPEAFEDFLGLQEKIRELNIDI from the coding sequence ATGCTTTATCAAAACTGGGACGAATTGGAGTCCGCTTGCCGCGGATGTCAAAACTGCGCGCTGGCGGCCACCCGCACCAATCTGGTGTTTGGCATAGGAAACCCCAATGCCGGCATCCTGTTGATTGGCGAGGGTCCCGGTGAGCAGGAAGACCTGCAAGGCGAGCCATTTGTCGGGCGCAGCGGTCAGCTTCTGGACAAAATGCTGGACGCCATTGACCTGAACCGGCATAAAAACATTTACATTGCCAACATGGTCAAGTGCCGCCCGCCGAAAAACCGCGACCCCCTGCCGGAAGAGCAGGAAGCGTGCATCGGCTGGCTGCGTGCGCAGACCGCCCTGATGCACCCCAAAATCATTGTCTGTCTGGGACGCATTGCCGCCATGCGGATTCTCGACCCTAAAATCAAAATCACCCGCCAGCACGGTCAGTGGGTACAGAAAGGCGGCATCTGGATGATGGCGACGCTGCACCCTGCCGCACTGCTGCGCGACCCACGCAAGAAGCCGGAAGCCTTTGAGGACTTTCTCGGTCTGCAGGAAAAGATTCGCGAGCTCAACATTGACATTTGA
- a CDS encoding sensor domain-containing diguanylate cyclase — protein sequence MLRYNSYRKEEWSSAMVDVRKPQKDLDDTIRQDTTLNTVPCGLCRVALDETLNVLEANDRFYALFRYTRPQALQAGFTSLCFILPETDLTLLLEDLHRALAQHQDLFEKEVYADCRNGLRKAVLMRCYLQRSPQSGLLWSFMDLTRQKQMQRKVRLSEEMCKAASRQFHTILGYYDLTSHSLTFVYTIDSDWEFPSVLYDLPDSILGSDLLTPSSKRELRRFFDLLNAGKPFGQCVLQARKSLSSHFLWFCLKYVYAPASDNMGAHAIITIQDITAEREKEIAYEKWLQNYAELRHDCTAYFECDLTDDHLEKIESSSRVILEMCSGISTYSGLHAHAAFHLIYVDDKNRFFQMFTREHLLSVYYTGQYRASLEFRYATDTTTQPTWYSVTAQLVSDPYVKSVRAFLTVKNIDAEKREQLQLEKSSQTDSLTGLLNRRTLTERVCQALLVRSECIQAFVIVDLDHFKHINDSNGHQFGDKVIKDVSEVLQACAAPTDICGRLGGDEFVLFLQNIPTEKQLAEQISMLSAHICHRYANGISVSACMGVALVPTAGTTFEELYKKSDTALYHAKHIGAGNYVFADC from the coding sequence ATGCTACGATATAATTCGTACCGCAAAGAGGAATGGAGCAGTGCCATGGTAGATGTCCGCAAACCGCAAAAGGATCTTGACGACACCATCCGGCAGGACACCACATTAAACACGGTGCCCTGCGGGCTGTGCCGTGTCGCACTTGACGAAACGCTAAATGTCCTTGAGGCAAACGACCGCTTTTACGCACTTTTCCGTTACACCCGCCCCCAGGCGCTGCAAGCCGGCTTTACCAGCCTTTGTTTTATTCTGCCGGAAACAGACCTTACGCTTCTGCTGGAAGACCTGCATCGTGCACTGGCACAGCATCAGGATTTGTTTGAAAAAGAAGTGTATGCGGACTGTCGCAACGGGCTGCGAAAAGCGGTGTTGATGCGCTGCTACCTGCAGCGGTCGCCGCAGAGTGGTCTTCTGTGGTCTTTTATGGATTTGACCCGCCAGAAACAAATGCAGAGAAAAGTCCGCCTGAGTGAAGAAATGTGCAAGGCTGCCAGCCGGCAGTTCCACACGATTTTAGGCTACTACGATTTGACTTCACACTCTTTGACGTTTGTGTATACTATTGACAGTGACTGGGAGTTTCCCTCGGTGCTTTACGACCTGCCGGACTCCATTCTGGGCAGCGACCTGCTGACCCCCTCCAGCAAGCGTGAGCTGCGGCGCTTTTTCGACTTGTTGAATGCCGGTAAACCATTCGGGCAGTGTGTTCTGCAGGCACGCAAGTCCCTTTCCTCTCACTTCCTCTGGTTCTGCTTAAAGTACGTCTATGCCCCGGCATCCGACAACATGGGTGCCCACGCCATCATTACCATTCAAGACATAACCGCCGAGCGCGAAAAAGAAATTGCCTACGAAAAATGGCTGCAGAACTACGCTGAGCTTCGGCATGACTGCACTGCTTACTTTGAGTGTGACCTGACCGACGACCATCTGGAAAAAATAGAAAGCAGCAGCCGTGTGATTCTGGAAATGTGCAGCGGCATCTCCACCTATTCAGGTCTGCATGCACACGCGGCGTTTCACCTAATTTATGTGGACGACAAAAACCGCTTTTTTCAGATGTTTACGCGTGAGCATCTGCTTTCTGTCTATTACACTGGGCAGTACCGCGCCAGCCTGGAATTCCGCTACGCAACAGACACAACCACCCAACCAACCTGGTACTCCGTCACAGCGCAGCTGGTCAGCGACCCTTATGTCAAATCCGTACGCGCCTTTCTCACCGTGAAAAACATCGATGCAGAGAAGCGTGAGCAGCTGCAGCTGGAAAAAAGTTCGCAGACTGACTCGCTGACCGGACTGCTAAACCGCCGCACGCTGACTGAGCGTGTCTGCCAGGCACTGCTGGTTCGTTCCGAATGTATACAGGCCTTCGTCATCGTAGACTTAGACCACTTTAAGCACATCAATGACTCAAACGGTCACCAGTTTGGTGATAAGGTAATTAAAGATGTCAGCGAAGTACTGCAAGCGTGTGCGGCACCCACCGACATTTGCGGTCGGCTGGGCGGCGATGAATTCGTGCTGTTCCTGCAGAATATACCCACCGAGAAACAGCTTGCTGAGCAGATTTCCATGCTTTCCGCGCACATCTGCCACCGGTACGCCAACGGAATTTCTGTTTCTGCGTGCATGGGCGTCGCGCTTGTGCCCACAGCGGGCACAACGTTTGAGGAACTGTATAAAAAGTCAGATACTGCCCTTTACCATGCCAAGCACATCGGCGCGGGCAACTATGTGTTTGCCGACTGCTGA
- a CDS encoding iron-containing alcohol dehydrogenase, whose amino-acid sequence MRFTLPRDIYYGKNALDELKKLPGKKAIVVVGGGSMKRFGFLDKVLDNLHEAGVETCLFEGVEPDPSVETVMRGAKVMQDFGPDWIVAIGGGSPIDAAKAMWTFYEYPETKFEDLITPFGFPTLRTKAKFLAIPSTSGTATEVTAFAVITDYEKGIKYPLADFNVTPDIAVIDPALAETMPPKLTAHTGMDALTHAIEAYVSTLHTPFTDPLALQAIQMVFEYLPASYKGDKAAREQMHYAQCLAGMAFSNALLGIVHSMAHKTGAAYKNGHIVHGCANAMYLPKVIQYNAKVPETRERYATIARTVGLTGDESGLVNALCAKIDMYNELLNIPHALKDYENGMVPEDEFQAKLHDVAKLAISDACTGSNPRQPSQEDMEKLLTACYYDRPVDF is encoded by the coding sequence ATGCGTTTTACGCTTCCCAGAGACATTTACTACGGAAAAAATGCACTGGATGAACTCAAAAAACTGCCTGGCAAGAAAGCAATCGTCGTGGTTGGCGGCGGCTCCATGAAGCGCTTCGGCTTTTTGGACAAGGTACTGGACAACCTGCACGAAGCCGGCGTGGAAACCTGCCTGTTTGAAGGCGTAGAGCCGGACCCGTCTGTAGAAACCGTCATGCGCGGCGCAAAAGTCATGCAGGACTTCGGCCCCGACTGGATTGTTGCCATCGGCGGCGGCTCCCCAATCGATGCCGCAAAGGCCATGTGGACTTTTTATGAGTATCCGGAAACCAAGTTTGAGGATTTGATTACGCCGTTCGGCTTCCCCACCCTGCGCACCAAGGCGAAGTTCCTCGCGATTCCCTCTACCTCCGGCACCGCAACGGAAGTTACGGCTTTCGCTGTCATTACCGACTATGAAAAGGGTATTAAATATCCGCTTGCAGACTTTAACGTTACCCCGGACATTGCCGTCATCGACCCGGCTCTGGCAGAGACCATGCCGCCGAAGCTGACCGCCCATACCGGCATGGACGCCCTGACACACGCCATTGAAGCGTATGTTTCTACCCTGCACACTCCCTTTACCGACCCGCTGGCTCTGCAGGCCATTCAGATGGTCTTTGAGTATCTGCCCGCTTCCTACAAGGGCGACAAGGCTGCACGCGAGCAGATGCACTACGCACAGTGCCTTGCCGGCATGGCATTCTCCAATGCGCTGCTGGGCATTGTCCACTCCATGGCACATAAAACCGGCGCGGCTTACAAAAATGGCCACATCGTGCACGGCTGTGCAAACGCCATGTACTTACCGAAGGTCATTCAGTACAACGCAAAAGTGCCGGAAACACGGGAACGTTATGCAACCATCGCCCGCACCGTGGGTTTGACCGGTGATGAGTCAGGCTTAGTGAATGCACTATGTGCGAAGATTGATATGTATAACGAGCTGCTGAACATTCCCCATGCCCTGAAGGACTACGAAAACGGCATGGTGCCGGAAGACGAGTTCCAGGCAAAGCTGCATGATGTGGCGAAACTGGCCATCAGCGACGCCTGCACCGGCTCCAATCCGCGCCAGCCCAGCCAAGAAGACATGGAGAAGCTTCTGACCGCCTGTTACTATGACCGGCCGGTTGATTTTTAA
- a CDS encoding RrF2 family transcriptional regulator, whose amino-acid sequence MRISAKGRYAIAALLRMAQSGKDTVVNITRLSEGLGISRIYLEQVFSLLKRAQLVISTQGAQGGYRLAQQPAQIRVLDILRATDTALFEHPAQTLANDARDAQAALDLVENRLEESVEQALSALRLSDLLEEAARSGENYMFFI is encoded by the coding sequence ATGCGCATTTCCGCAAAAGGCCGCTATGCCATTGCCGCGCTGCTGCGGATGGCACAGTCCGGCAAGGACACCGTTGTCAACATCACCCGCCTGTCAGAGGGGCTGGGCATTTCCCGCATTTACCTGGAGCAGGTTTTTTCCCTGCTGAAGCGCGCGCAGCTGGTCATTTCCACCCAGGGGGCACAGGGCGGCTATCGCCTTGCACAGCAGCCCGCGCAGATCCGTGTGCTGGACATCCTGCGCGCCACAGACACCGCTCTGTTTGAGCACCCCGCCCAGACTCTGGCCAATGACGCCCGGGACGCACAGGCCGCGCTAGATCTGGTGGAAAACCGACTGGAGGAATCGGTCGAACAGGCACTGTCTGCACTGCGGCTGTCTGACCTGCTGGAAGAGGCCGCCCGCAGCGGCGAAAACTATATGTTTTTCATATAG
- a CDS encoding MFS transporter — MHSTYRHTRRACYLCYLTQGIVNSLAPLLFTVFQDSYQISFGQLSQLILLNFGTQLCMDFFSVCFVDRIGIRRCMIGSHLTAAAGLVLMGVLPNLIDPFTGLAVAMVCCAMGSGLVEDLVSPILDALPMAGKASSMSLLHSFCCWGQVAVIAGTTLSLHLLGVHSWFILPMLWALVPLVNLIRFLRVPMPPAIPPEEKTPVGSLLHSRLFLLCMLLVLCAGAADLSMSQWSSLFVERGLGVEKMVGDLLGPCLFSVLEGTGRLLYGLFGEKANLHHALLGCSALCVLCYLLTCLSPFAPLSLLGCALCGLSVSLMWPGLYSLAARSFGSGGTSMFGILAVCGDIGCSLGPWLTGFAGAGSRGLQSGLLLAVAFPLIMVFGMLCFCKKAQ; from the coding sequence ATGCACAGCACCTACCGGCACACACGCCGTGCCTGCTACCTTTGCTACCTGACGCAGGGCATCGTCAACAGTCTGGCACCGCTGCTGTTCACGGTGTTTCAGGACAGTTACCAAATTTCTTTCGGTCAGCTCAGCCAGCTGATTCTGCTGAACTTCGGCACGCAGCTGTGCATGGACTTTTTTTCCGTCTGCTTTGTTGACCGCATTGGCATCCGGCGCTGTATGATTGGTTCGCACCTGACGGCAGCGGCCGGTCTGGTGCTCATGGGCGTTCTGCCGAACCTCATCGACCCCTTTACCGGACTTGCGGTGGCCATGGTCTGCTGTGCGATGGGCAGCGGTCTGGTAGAAGATCTGGTCAGTCCGATTCTGGATGCCCTGCCCATGGCGGGAAAAGCCTCCTCCATGAGCCTGCTGCATTCGTTTTGCTGCTGGGGGCAGGTCGCCGTGATTGCCGGAACCACCCTGTCGCTGCACCTGCTTGGCGTGCATAGCTGGTTTATCCTGCCCATGCTGTGGGCCTTGGTGCCCCTTGTCAACCTGATTCGCTTTCTGCGGGTTCCCATGCCGCCCGCAATCCCGCCGGAGGAAAAAACGCCGGTTGGCAGTCTGCTGCATTCCCGTTTGTTTCTGCTTTGTATGCTGCTTGTCCTTTGTGCGGGTGCTGCCGACCTATCCATGAGTCAGTGGTCTTCCCTTTTTGTGGAGCGCGGACTTGGTGTGGAAAAGATGGTTGGCGACCTGTTGGGGCCGTGCCTGTTCTCTGTGTTGGAGGGCACGGGACGGCTGCTGTACGGCCTGTTTGGGGAAAAAGCCAACCTGCACCATGCGCTGCTGGGCTGCAGCGCCCTTTGCGTGCTGTGCTACCTGCTCACCTGCCTTTCCCCCTTTGCGCCGCTTTCGCTGCTGGGCTGCGCGCTGTGCGGCCTTTCGGTTTCGCTGATGTGGCCGGGACTGTACAGCCTTGCGGCACGTTCGTTTGGCAGTGGCGGCACCTCAATGTTCGGGATTCTAGCGGTGTGCGGTGACATTGGCTGCTCTCTGGGGCCCTGGTTGACCGGCTTTGCAGGGGCAGGCAGCCGTGGTCTGCAGAGTGGTCTGCTGCTGGCGGTGGCTTTTCCGCTAATCATGGTGTTTGGCATGCTCTGCTTCTGCAAAAAGGCACAGTAA
- a CDS encoding Sapep family Mn(2+)-dependent dipeptidase → MQFGEHILPYKEQILRDLKTLVAIPSVVSEAVPGKPFGAESARALETILNMAEELGLETKNVGNYAGHAIYGTGSEFADVLCHVDVVPAGDGWKTDPFKTVEKNGLLYGRGTADDKGAAVVALYCLKALKDAGVQTKRRIRVIFGGGEEVASNDIDTYYAAESMPVFGFTPDSEYGICNREKGILRLDLTGGKAPTAVRHFTAGIVVNAVPAKAEAVVVCTMEQSAALMDLAGGDKAFSFTKTPDGLCIGAEGVASHAMQPQEGVNAAAKLLMLLSKVLNSAELGSLLYFLSEKIQTSYDGSLVGLKQSDAPSGPLTLNLGLVRVGEGVSRAGLDIRYPVTAKGDDILAKMQQACAPYGLACTRTNESLPLYLPEDSDFIRLLKGSYAAVMGTEPNVYATGGGTYARELKGRGVAFGPFFPDEPDRRLHNTNENIDLSRFFLHAQICLQAMYDMATK, encoded by the coding sequence ATGCAGTTTGGAGAACACATTTTACCTTACAAAGAACAGATTCTGCGCGACTTGAAAACACTGGTCGCCATCCCCTCTGTTGTCAGCGAGGCAGTACCTGGCAAGCCTTTCGGCGCGGAAAGCGCACGCGCACTGGAAACCATCCTGAACATGGCGGAAGAACTCGGCCTCGAAACCAAAAATGTCGGCAATTATGCCGGTCACGCAATTTATGGTACCGGCAGTGAATTTGCAGACGTGCTCTGCCATGTGGACGTTGTGCCCGCCGGAGACGGTTGGAAAACCGACCCGTTTAAAACCGTGGAAAAGAACGGTCTGCTGTATGGCCGCGGCACTGCGGATGACAAAGGCGCGGCAGTGGTGGCACTGTATTGCTTGAAAGCCCTTAAAGACGCCGGCGTGCAAACCAAACGCCGCATCCGCGTGATTTTCGGCGGCGGCGAGGAAGTCGCGAGCAACGACATCGACACCTACTACGCCGCCGAATCGATGCCGGTTTTTGGCTTTACGCCGGACAGCGAGTACGGCATCTGCAACCGGGAAAAAGGCATTTTACGCTTAGACCTCACTGGCGGAAAGGCCCCCACCGCTGTGCGCCACTTTACCGCCGGAATCGTTGTAAATGCGGTGCCTGCTAAAGCGGAAGCCGTGGTGGTCTGCACCATGGAGCAGTCCGCCGCACTGATGGATCTTGCAGGCGGTGACAAAGCGTTTTCATTCACCAAGACGCCGGACGGCCTGTGCATCGGTGCGGAAGGTGTTGCCTCCCACGCTATGCAGCCGCAAGAGGGTGTTAACGCGGCGGCGAAACTCCTCATGCTGCTGTCCAAAGTGCTGAACAGCGCAGAACTGGGCAGCCTGCTGTACTTCCTCAGCGAAAAGATTCAGACTTCCTACGACGGCAGTCTGGTCGGTTTAAAGCAGAGCGACGCGCCGTCCGGCCCGCTGACGCTGAACCTGGGTCTGGTGCGTGTGGGCGAAGGCGTTTCCCGCGCCGGTCTGGACATCCGCTATCCGGTCACTGCCAAGGGCGACGACATCCTCGCGAAAATGCAGCAGGCGTGTGCGCCCTACGGACTTGCCTGTACCCGCACCAACGAGAGCCTGCCGCTTTATCTGCCGGAGGACAGTGACTTCATCCGCCTGCTGAAAGGCTCCTACGCCGCCGTGATGGGCACAGAGCCCAACGTTTACGCGACCGGCGGTGGCACCTACGCCCGCGAGCTGAAAGGCCGCGGCGTCGCGTTCGGGCCGTTTTTCCCGGACGAGCCTGACCGCCGCCTGCACAACACCAACGAAAATATCGACCTGTCGCGCTTCTTCCTGCACGCACAGATTTGCCTGCAGGCAATGTACGACATGGCGACCAAATAA